A region of the Pseudoprevotella muciniphila genome:
CAATCTCGTGGCCGCGGCTGATGGCTATTTCTTCTATCATCTTGCCCATCTTGCCGTAACCGATAAGTGCTATTTTCATATTTGTCAAATTTTTTGCAAAATTACGCTTTTAAAATAAAGTAGCAAATAGAAGAAAAATGTTTACCTTTGCAGACTATAAAAAACAACGAATACAAACTCTAAACTATCGTTATTCTTATGAAAAAGATATTTATAATTCTGGTTAGTGCTTTTGCTTTTTCAGCGGCTATGCCAGTTTATGCTGAAACGGTTAATAATCAAGTTGTTGCAGTGCAGCAGGACGATGAGCCCGTCACAAGGGAGATTCTCGTTGGAAACTGGGATGTGCAGGGCGAAGAAATGCAGACCACGTTTAGTTTCAACTCCAATGGTAAACTTCTGGTGAACATGTCGCAGACTTCCAAAGAAGAAGGTATAGAGATAACTGTAAGGGTAGACATCAAGAATATAGATTGGAATGTGGAACTGGGCAAACTCATCCTGAAATTCGACAAGGCTGAAATAAACGTTGATCTTGATTTGCCGCCAATGCTTGCAGGTTACAAGGACATGTTGCTTAGTGAGTTCGATAGTCAGAAACAAGAACTTCTTGATGAAATGAAAAAACTCGGTGAAACACCCATCGAAGTGGAAATGTTAGATCAGGACACGCTCCGCGTTACTCTTTCTAATAAAGAAGACGAAGAGCCCAACATTTTTGTAAGAATCAAAGACTGAAGTATTGGTTATAGAATGCTCCTATAGAACATCTCAATAAAGAAGAAAACCTAAACGCATGACGCAAAAAATTATCATTCTCGATTTCGGATCGCAAACCACCCAACTCATCGGTCGTCGCGTGCGCGAACTCGACACTTTCTGTGAAATTCTACCCTACAACAAATTTCCTTACGATGATCCCGCCGTTATCGGTGTCATCCTCAGCGGTTCGCCCTTCAGTGTGTACGACGAGAATAGTTTCAAACTTGAATTCGACCGTCTGCGCGGACATTATCCCATACTTGGCATTTGCTATGGCGCACAACTCATGGCGCAGACTTTCGGCGGGAAAGTGGAACCCTCCGGCACGCGCGAATACGGACGTGCTAACCTTGAGCATGTAGATGCAGGAAATCCCCTTTTCAAAGGCTTCGACCAACATTCTCAAGTGTGGATGAGCCACGGAGACACCATCACGGCATTGCCTGAAGATTTCGAATGTGTAGCATCTACAAAAGAAGTGAAATATGCCGCTTATCAGGCGAAAGGCGAAAAACTATGGGGTGTGCAATTCCACCCGGAGGTATTCCATTCTCTGCAAGGCTCACTCCTGCTGCGCAACTTCGTGGTAGATATCTGTGGTGGAAAGCAAGACTGGAGTCCGGCATCATTTGTGGATACCACTGTGGCAGAACTTAAGGCACAGTTGGGCAACGACCGCGTCATTCTCGGACTGAGCGGAGGAGTGGACAGCAGTGTGGCTGCCGTACTCCTCAACAAGGCGATAGGGAAAAACCTTACCTGCATCTTCGTGGATCACGGCATGCTCCGTAAAAACGAATTCCACGATGTACTTCGCGACTATGAGTCGCTTGGACTCAACGTAATTGGAGTAGATGCCAGCGAGAAGTTTTTCAGCGAATTAGCAGGCGTAACAGAGCCTGAGAAGAAACGCAAGATTATCGGCAAAGGCTTTATCGACGTGTTTGAGGCTGAGGCAAAGAAAATTACCGATGCCAAGTGGCTTGCTCAAGGCACCATCTATCCCGACCGCATAGAGAGCATGAATATCACGGGCAAAGTCATCAAGAGCCATCACAATGTTGGAGGATTGCCCGAAAAGATGCACCTCAGCCTCTGCGAGCCGCTCAAATGGCTCTTCAAGGACGAGGTGAGGCGTGTGGGACGTCAGATGCAAATGCCCGAGCACCTCATCAGCCGTCATCCCTTCCCGGGTCCCGGACTCGCCGTGCGCATACTTGGCGATATCACCCCCGAGAAAGTGCGGGTGCTGCAAGAGGCTGATGACATCTTTATCCGCGGTCTGCGTGAATGGACCTGCGAAGATGGAGAAACACTCTACAATAAAGTATGGCAGGCCGGAGTTATCCTCCTGCCCATACAGAGTGTGGGAGTGATGGGTGATGAGCGTACCTACGAAAAGGCGGTAGCGCTGCGAGCCGTTACCAGCACAGATGCCATGACAGCCGACTGGGCACACCTCCCCTACGAATTTATGGCAAAAGTGTCGAACGAGATTATCAACAAGGTAAAAGGCGTGAACCGCGTCTGCTACGACATCTCGTCGAAACCGCCTGCAACCATCGAGTGGGAATAATAATATGAGGTTTTCTCCCTTTATAGTAGGATTGCTGAAAGAGAAATTCGGCAATGACATTCGCGTTTCGCGCGATTGTGAACTGTTGACGCTTGACATAGAGAGTGTAACGGGTGAGCACCTTGGTGTCAACAGCATGAAGCGGTTGCTGGGGTTTATTGA
Encoded here:
- the guaA gene encoding glutamine-hydrolyzing GMP synthase, producing the protein MTQKIIILDFGSQTTQLIGRRVRELDTFCEILPYNKFPYDDPAVIGVILSGSPFSVYDENSFKLEFDRLRGHYPILGICYGAQLMAQTFGGKVEPSGTREYGRANLEHVDAGNPLFKGFDQHSQVWMSHGDTITALPEDFECVASTKEVKYAAYQAKGEKLWGVQFHPEVFHSLQGSLLLRNFVVDICGGKQDWSPASFVDTTVAELKAQLGNDRVILGLSGGVDSSVAAVLLNKAIGKNLTCIFVDHGMLRKNEFHDVLRDYESLGLNVIGVDASEKFFSELAGVTEPEKKRKIIGKGFIDVFEAEAKKITDAKWLAQGTIYPDRIESMNITGKVIKSHHNVGGLPEKMHLSLCEPLKWLFKDEVRRVGRQMQMPEHLISRHPFPGPGLAVRILGDITPEKVRVLQEADDIFIRGLREWTCEDGETLYNKVWQAGVILLPIQSVGVMGDERTYEKAVALRAVTSTDAMTADWAHLPYEFMAKVSNEIINKVKGVNRVCYDISSKPPATIEWE